Part of the Henckelia pumila isolate YLH828 chromosome 2, ASM3356847v2, whole genome shotgun sequence genome is shown below.
CGCTCTGGTATATTGGCTTGACTTTGAACCTCTTTTATTGCATTAGTAGTAGCCGCTGGCCGCAGTTTAGGCTCTGGGATTGCGTGTTGGTAGAACCTAGGATTTATTTGTGTGATTGATTACTGTTGTGTTTCAATCTTCGGGAAATATTTATATCCGATGTGCTCTCTGTGATTTTTACAGATTTCTGTGTGAAAATCTGTTTAATGTTTTCTATGTGAAAACTTGTTAGGCTTTTGTGTTTTTCTGTGTGAAAAAAGAAAATGGCTGACCGGTTATAATCTCCAACCGTTTAATGggaaaatgaatttttcaaTCTGGCAGCAGAAAATGAAAGGTATTTTGATTCAACAAAAAGTTTTCAAAGCGATAAACTTGTCATATTCTGCTGATGAAAAAGCTGAGAAAAAAGCTGAAATAAATGAGTTTGCTTATTCGTCTATTATATTGAATTTGTCTGACTAGGTGTTAAGGAAACTTGGTAAACTGAAATCTGATAAGGAACTTtggaaaaaattaaaagaacttTATACTGAAAATTCGTTGCTCAGTAAATTGTTTTTGCTTGATAAATTTTTCCGGTTCAAGCTTGATTTAGAAAAATACATTGACGAGAATATTGATGTGTTTAACAAACTAGTTCAAGATATTAAGCAAACCAGAGATAAACATATTGATGAATATACACATATTGTTCTTTTAAATGATATTCCTGATTCTTACAGTGATGTTAAATCTGCTATTAAATATGGTAGAGATCAAATAACTTTAGATACTGTTGTGAATAACTTGAAaagcaaaaaaatatatttaaaggctaataagggtgataataattctggagaagttatgtttttcAAAGGAAAGTCTAAAAACAGATTCCAGTCGAGACCAAAGAATAGAAAATGTTATAATTGTGGTGAAATTGGTCATTTCATAAAGATTGTTCTAGGCCTAAGCAGAACCAAAACTAAAACAAAGATTTCCAAAAGGATTATGACGAGCATGCTAATATGGCTTCTAGTAGTGAAAACATGGGTGATGTTTTTATGGTGACTGAGATATGTGATGTGTCTATGGTGAATTCTGTGCATTCAAGTTCTTTATGTGAAAATGAATGGCTAGTTGATTCTGCGAGCACTTTTCATATGTCCctatttaaaaatatgttttctAGTTATGAAGAAGTGAAGCATGGTTATGTTTCTGTGGCAAATGAATGATTGTGTCAAGTTGCTGGTGTTGGTGATGTCTCGTTGAAGTTTGATTCTGGTTATGTGTTAACTTTGAAGAATGTGAGACATGTTCCTGACTTGTGTCATAATTTGATTTCATGTGCATCTTTGGAAGATGTTGGTTTACAAGGTAGATGGGGTAATGGGGTCATGAAAATTATGAAAGGTCAGTAGTAATTTTCAACGTTGTGAAAATTAAaaacttgtatgtttgtcataTTGAATCTGAACTTTGTGTTCTTGGTAGAGTTAAGTTTTCAAATTCCCCTATTCTCAAACCTGTTACTGCTCCAAACAAGGTGGAGCATTTACTTGTTGAAATGTTTAGATGTTgtctgaaaattttaaactttgacgTTGTTTACAGATTTGTTCTGTTTGTGTATTGTGTTGTAGCTTACTTTGTGTTTGCTACGTATTGGTTGTTACATTAACTTTGTGTTATGTTGTTGGGGTGATGATGATGGCTTTAGGTAGGTAACTCTTGTAACCAGTGAATCGATATTGGGCCAAAAGGTAGAGATTGTTGGGCTTTGGACCAACTGTCATTTTATTACCCAGCCCATCGAAAGCCTCTTACTTAATACCCTTGCCCCAGCCCTTGTTTCATCAGTGCGTTCCTTTTGCTTTTCTGCTTCTGAGTGAGGCGCCGCATCTCTGCTTTCTGCGTGAAACATGGGGCAGCCGACATCCCCCTTTTCTCTGCATGATTTCTGGGCAACTGGTATCTTGGTGAGTAGCCCTCCTTTCTACATATATGTTAGAGCGTCTGATTGCAAGGAGAAATGAGGAAAATAAAGAGTCACATCTGCTTCGTGAGTCTTCTCTTTTGTGACTAAGTGTCTTCTTCTTCCTAAGGGCAGTGTCTCGGGGTGTATCTACTCTGTGTGGTGTAGGGGCAACAAGGTGTATTAGTTGAGTTGCTCCACTTTGTGTAGAGGCAGTGAGTTTGGGTTGGGAATCCGGGTTGGCAATACTTTTGTGGTCTTCGCCTTGGTTCATGGTTAAATAGGAGAGGTCGAAGCGTCTGAGCCCCGGGAGTTTCTAGTATATTACGTTGCTTGTGGCTTCTTGTTATTGGCTTGtctgtttttgtttcttttcttttctgttGTGCAGATTATTAACAAGAAACAAGATGACCAACTTGACAACGAAGAGGACGGATACATAGCAGCTTGCTTACTAattttgttatgttttgaagGCATTCGTTTTTTTTCAATCTCACGGTTTCATGTGTAGTTTAGATAGCTGAATGGTGAAAGCCTGTATGTTTTGCAACTAATTTTGTTTGGTAAAATTCCATAAACAATTGAGGTTCTTTATTCGATTTTTAACTATTATGTTGCAATTGTTAAGCCCAATATTAATTGTgatcaaattttgagattttatttttttctggaATGTGAAACctttgtatttaattatttatacttcTATAAATTAAAGGATTCATAAATTCATGATACAACCACGCAATAACCTTTTATTTCTAGTTTTGCAGCTCTGGAGCCCGACCTTTGCATCACTGTTGTGTATCGGAATATTTTACCAACTACATTCCTTACATCTATGGGTTAGTGAAACAATTCAATTTAAGAAAGTGATTGAACAGGAAACTTGATACTTCCTTAATTTATGACATGTTTGGCTTTGATTGGTGGCGAAGAATGTGGAGGTGTGGTTGTTGAAGGCGAGGCTTCTGGAGGAGGTGCCTAAATTGCAGAAACTGGCTCGGAAAAGAGCTAATCCATTAAACCCGAGGCAAGGTAAGGATCTGAAACGATTCCCAATCAAAACCCTACGCGATTCACTTCATCTTCGGCAGGCGAGCGAGAGAGTGGTGCGAAGAAGACTTTGCCTCCTAAAGATCGTTGGTGGGTTGAGCAGGCCCGTGTTCTTATGCCTCTGCTGGCCACGTGGCCCATTCTTTTCCTTCGATTCTTCTTTCGATTTTTCAtttgttaattatttgttttttagGATGCAAAAATGGTCTCGTTTGATAAATAAATGGATTATTTTGGATTGTGATTTTAgtgcattaaattaaaattcGATTGGAATTACTATGGTTAAATTATAAATTGAATTGTATGCATTCTCATATCTGATTTCATATCGATGTGGCCTAACGAAGCTGATCAATGTTTTAAAGCTATTTTTGGAGTTTTTAAATCGATTATGTATTGATGATGTGCCTAATGAATTAAACCAGTCCAATTTCTTAGTAGAATTGGAGTGATAGCTTAAGCGAAATTAATTTATGCAAATTTTAATGGTTACTTGCTATAGTTTAGCAGATTGGATTAGGATGGACGAATGCATCCATGATTGCAGGAGCAAGAAATGGTGTGTCACCTTCTATTGTCGATTTTTTCATCGGAAAGAAGCTTCTCTAGTAGAGGTTTAGATTTTTAACCTTTATATTTATGTTTAAATTGGGTGTTAGAACAACACCAAAACAGAATGGATATTTGTTACCAGGATATTGGATATGTCTTTTTGATGCTTGTGGATCCGCAATATTTCTACATAATCAATGTTCATAGTTCTTAGGCCATGGAGACATGCATTATGTGGATAGTCCTTTATATACACCGGTTGATCGATACTCTTTTATGTATTTGCTTCAGTTTCTCATGGATGATTGACTGCAAAGGCTAATTAACGTAATTGAGAAAAAACACTGGACTCTGCatgtatgtttttatttgttgtgattgtgttgattattttttatcGTATTGATTCCGAATGCAGATTACGTGAGAACTAAAAGGTGGATTATATTACTGAAGTGATTCATGGCCACGACTAAAAGAGGTTGAAAACATATAAGATCGAGTAGCGAGGAGGTAAAAAGATGAGTGCAACATCGACATCAACGACAGTTAGGGTGAAAGGAGGGGAGGAGGTAGGTTATGGTGGATATAGGCCACCTTTCAATGCAATGGAGTGGCAGGAGCTCGAATCCGGAGTTGAAATCTACTGATGATCAAACTGTTGCGGCGGCCGTGGCGACGGCGATACCTGGAGCGGAGGAGGTTACTGCTGAAAGTGGGCATGATCAAAACTCCAGTACTTGTGATTCTGATCCACACGATATCATCAAACAACGTTTCACATATGTTTTTTAACTCAAGATGAAGAAATGTATTGATGATGATTTTATTATGCAGCCAGAAAAACATAGAGACAATCAATGTCAACCTGAATCTCAGCTTAAGTTCATCATAGAGGCCTGACAACAGGTAAATCTTCAGTTTCATCATTTTCTCTCTCTGACCAGAGGACATTGCTTTATTGATGTGCCATGTATTGGCCATGTTAACTTGGAGAAGAGTTTGTTGTTTGCATGACCAGTCGATATACATGATAGatgttatttaaaattatacttCTCTCAGAGGGCATTGGTTATTTATTTAGAGACTCCAAATTTCATATAAATTACATTTATAGGATTCTGataattgttttttaatttcTATTTGTTGATTTATCATGCATGTTAATTTATGTGGTGTACTTGCAGGTGTGCTCTTGCTTTCTGAAATTTGTGCCGGTAAGCTTTTATTTTTGCTTTAGCACTAAGTTGTTCATTTGTTTCTTCCATTGAAGTTATAACTTAAATTGCAAATGACAACTTCTTGTCTGGATTTGAATTATGTTTCAGTTCTCCTCATTGTCTCGAGGATCCTTGTTGGACTGTCATTCCTAATTAGGAATCTGATATACAATTGAATTGtgttaatgaatttttttttaactttaaaGTTGcagtttttatgaaaatttagttGTGAATCGATACGTACTAGCTTGAACCGGATGTTTATGCTGAAGCGAGAGACGTTTCATGTTTAATTGTAAATGTTATTTTCGAATGTTATAAAAAttgtattttaagttttatttttgaattttttatttttaattattgataatattggataattgtatgttaaattttatttttgaattttttattttaaattaaaaatgaaaaattgtgtattaatttttatttttgtttttttctggaaaaaagacaacggtttataCTAGTTGTTAAAGACCATAAAAACTGTTGTTAAATGTTGTGTTGTAAAATGTGGTTTATACTACTTTGAGCGTCACATTTAACAACAGTTTTTTTGGCCTTTTAACAACGGAAAAagctgttgttgttttgcatttttcttgtagtgattttCATACTTCAACATATCATTCATATTTCGTATCATATCATTCTCATTTCATCATAACATTCTATCTTTGCATGACTTGTATGTCATAAAACATTCATCATAATATCATGATTCATTTCTTAACTTTTATGTCGTGATTTTAAAAACTTACTCGATAAattcatgcatatcatagatgattaaaaatcatattttcatattgaacatagctTTCATAAATGAacatagacatgtacatgcatcacatagcgtaatcggtccacgtaagtcgttaTTTTCGTTCTTAccgtaaaacttgaaactttttgcatagaaactttTAAACATTCTTAAAACAAacatcataaacatgcatttagAACTTAAAAACATGAATGAATTTTTTGTTGGACAGAGCacacctcgctcgagcggtaaactattcccgctcgagcgagaccctttCTGGTCTAGCATATTGCAGGCGCTGAAACTATATTTTTCAATCGAAATTtggaaaagtggtaaacataaaagttgtaccCGTTGATCTTGGCTTTACAATTCCGAAAACCGAACCTCAATTGAATttttcagtaaaaagttatgctcattctcctgagatgtgtcactgccggaAATTCAAAACGCTCGACACACTTCGGGGCGATTTTGgccaatcttccaaaatgattttaacaaaactcaaaacatgaaagttatAGATAAATGAGATATATTTCAAATACAATTAGCCCCATATCATTTTCATTAGTAAACtattttttatcttcaaaatcgTAACAAGTGTTGCTAATCCGAAACAATCCAACACATGCAACATTTCAAAGTTTCAACTCAAACTAACTAAACActtaaaaatatgatatttttcacTACTCTTGCTATAGAATTTTAATAAAACATTCTTGAAACTACAAGAAtacatcaaaatttaaaataaacatgAATCTCTTGAATCCACTCAAGAACTTGAAAAGAATAACCTACGCTTCACGATCtcgtaaaatcataacttcatgctcttgaaattcttgaaaatcatgcatacatatctcaaCGTACATCAATTCATATCAGAATAATTATATCTTGAATAGTGGTTTCAAAAGCTTTAAATACTTGCCTTGAATGCAGGAAGAGTTGATCCGAAGTTTTGGCAACGAGCTAACCACAAGATGAACGATATTTAGAGTTTGAACTCTTGAGATCTTGAAGCTTGGTTGAATTTCAAAAGTAGGAATAGAAAAGGAGAGGAAGTAAATGAGGGAAGAGAAAAACCGTGTGATTGAGTAAACAAGAGAGGGAACAAGGGAACATGGCATTAATGGTGTGGGAACCGGGTAGATAGATAGGATAACAATATAAATTGTTTGTTGACTACATAAAACAGAGTCAGAGCACACATCCCAACTTGTACTGATAGAATTAATACCTTTCAACTCATTTATCAAAAACATttcaatattatactcaaaacGCTCGTAAAAATACGTTCTACACCTCGTTCATAGGTTAGTCTCATCCCATGAATCCAGAATCAACTCGACCTGAAATCATTTACTTAATCAAAATTGTTAAAcgtaaaataaacataatcattaaatcataatcattaaatcataacttcaaTAATTTATGACATAAAATcactaaatattattttaaaattatcgtGAACGAGTTTAGTGTATTTGGATCTTACAAAAATGACCTCTATTTTGATCCTTAAAAGCATTTGCCAGCTTTCCCTAGATGGATTTCATCATGGCACACATATTACacttcaagccgttgatgaactgatcggcttttgcttcttcgttgtcAACAATATGCGGTGCAAACCTCATTAAGTTGTCAAAATTGTtaacatactcctcaatattcaagttCTCTTGTTTCAGATTAGCGAACTCGGCACCTTTATCCTTCcggtacgaaactgggaaaaaccgcttgtaaaactcagttttgaacaAGTTCCAAGTAATAGTCGTACCTCGATTTTCAATGgctctcttcgtcgtgatccaccagttcttagcaaaaTCATTCAACTGATGAATGACCAACCTGGTTTGGCGATCATCggaataatcaagggaatcgaacacctgatcaatatcatcaaaccaactctcacaatcaACAGGTTTTTCAGTGTCCTTCAAAGTCGGCGgcttgaacgactgaaacctctttagTAAGGTTCCCATAGGAGTTgctgtggcatccatctgatcagtgaCATTACTACCctgctcattcggaggagtaactgcAGGCGGATTCTCATTTggaggaataactggcggtgggttcctaTTCAACACTCTTCGAGGACCCATAATCTGATAACCAAAGGAGTTAGGACACAGATAAACCAATTCCAACAATTCCATTCGGTGCCCAAAACCTCTTTCTCGAATAATCCAATCATCTCGAGAAGATTCGAATTCGATTCAGGAATCAAAGcaattgatatctcaagtaaatcatgccttagaaatttaaatcacataatcatgtaattcaaataattctcaattaataaagcatgatcgcaTGCAATTCAAATAgtcaaataaataactcaatcacatgtgAAAAGCCAATACAAGCGGACTTGATCTatcccgctcacttctagttcaaaccaagaacttatctctctgataccacttaatgtgaggacgtCGGTTCTAATACACTAAACTCGAATAAATACAAACAAACATCGGTAATTAAAGGTCCAAAGAAATAAATATGAaccattaaaaaatttatttttctcaactacaggcctcgctcgatcggtgaagtctTACCGAGCGAGCGAGAAAATCCCTGCCCAAGTTTtccagctcgctcgatcggtaaaacttcaccgatcgagcggacaaaaCTCTGCCTTAAAaaaaaccaagtcctcacttctatcaactcaaccacctatccatgcgatatctgactcggtcctgccccacctgttaccaatcacacatacaaagacaatacaacagccggataatccggtgagaataatattcccagtaaaagagacaaacaagTTATATCGAATAgacatctcaaaatgaaatacatcaacttccagatattcaaaatgagagaaaatgaatgcatgacttcaaaaggtTAGATTATCAATCCGGATAATCAAAGGTGAATCAATTTCTCTATTCTATGGTTTGGGATcacgaggatgaaatatcacaaCAATCACAACGACTtttcctttcgaggtggacgatgtATACTTCAATCCTCCAGAATCTGGGTCGTTCAATAGAGAGTTAATCGACAATAACTGTAGTAAATCGTCTACCAGTGCCACCTGACTATAACCACCatatcgtctaattcaaaaggAACGAAACGTTCggatcaatatgaatgcatatgaaaaactaaaacattcaatcaaataattcaagtaattcacatagacatgaaagtatgtgatttctctaggacactcgaatctaTCCGGATTCAAGTTAATCGTCATATTCCatccaaagtcgtcttatacctttctcgaTTCAAAGTTGATCCAAACTGGATTGCTAAAAAGACAAGAGATTCCATCACAATCCAAACGAAAATCAATTCAACTAAAAAGAtaaactcgataccaaacctcgatcgacTCTTCGACGATTCGAACTCTAAGGACTCCGAGTCCAACGATGCTCAAACAAGTCTGAAAGGAGATAATTAAGAGCATCAATCATCAATCCAAAACCAATCAATTTTTCCAAAAtctaaaatctcaaaccggcggcataacgactataaatcgACTAACCGAAAATCACAGACATCAATACAATATCTCGTTCAATTCGTACAACTCCAATCTCATCAAAACAATGCAAATCAACCAAATCTCCAATctccatttttgaaaatcacaagaaaattcataacaattccgaacgacgctctattatAATTCCGACTgaaaataaacgataagaactagttcaagaacatcatatccaaaactcattcgattataacaacatccgaaaattgAAAGTATAattgatcggagaaatacttacgatataacgaaccTCTCGTCGCTGTGATCATGAATCTATCTTCAGAATAAATTTCTATCGAACGGATCGAGCAAACCGAGAGATCAGAAAGCTTGAAGATCTCGTTCTatgcttcaatggaggaatcggTTTTTGGAGAAGGAGAAGGGAAGAGAACAAGACTTAGTCAACTCATTAAGATAAAATCGAGGCGTTACACTCTTAATGACCAAATTGAACAGCCTAACACCCCAACAATTTGgtgactgcaaattcaaaatttggatAAATAGAAAAAAGTCGTTACGAAAAAAAAGTGCTCCCTCTATCTCAAACTTTTACCTCATATTTCTTATCACAATGTACACAAATAATGCATTACTGCTCCACTTTTCTAGAATAGAAATTCATTTTTCAGATGAAAGTTAGGCAGTAGACTTCTAATCCACTACTTCGAAGATAAAAATCTAACATTAACAAAAATTTTCCCTTTTCTATCCAATCAGAAATCATAAATGTAGCAGCAAGGCTGATGATATTATATACCTCCTCAACCTTAATGTTCTTATTTCCCAACAAAAGCTTTTTCTTTTGGTCAACCGACATGTAAAAGGTACCAACTAAATTCTTATTAACTACAGTTCCAAGAAAAAAAACgaccaaaaaaattcaaacagtTACATTGGACATAAGATAGTGATTAATAGGCCCACGAACACATACTGGTAATAATGACAGCCGCTACAGAAAAATTTAGGTCCTAGTTGACACcttatgatattttttcttCTACTAACAAAACAAATAAGCATCGACATTAATATGTCTGTGTACTTGGGTGAAAAATATGAGTATAAAAATTGCACAGAGTAGCTCGGTAATGAGACAAGCTTGAATTTTGATAGTCTTCCAATGACATGATTCCCTACATTATTCAAGATTTTATTCCAAATTTCAAcatgtatatatacatacatatacgtATATAACACataactttctgcaaccaaaaaaaaaaaaaaaaaaaaaaaaggaaacatCATAAAAAGAGACGAAAAGGGATTCAAATGTCGTGTAATTTTTAGCCAAATCAcaataaaatttcatgaaaaaaACATACCTTTGAAAGAGGTCGATGAGAACCCTCGATTTTGATTGTGTCGTTGTTTTCTGGAGAGAAAGGAACGTATCtcgcaaatttttttttacaaaattttaaaaaaatcaagtttGATCAATACTACATTATTACTTTTTAAAAatctataaaatctaatttgAATACAACAAGATTTCTATAGAgtttctaaataaaaatataagataaatatcTAACATTTAAAATCCATATAAGTAagtaattaaattttcattGGATATGCTCCCTTTATTTATATCACTTTGGTGTCATATGAACGGACTCATTGGATCAGTATAGGTGTGTCTCAAAGTTTTATATATAGAATAGATAAAAGACGAAAAGGTCTATATCAATATTTTTCTCTTTTCTATTATAGAATTcaatatcatatttaatttaaaatttaaaaaacggCTTATGAACATCTTTTTATTTgatgtgtttttttattttttatttttcttaaattttttatttatatatcttttcacttgatatatatatatatttttatttttaagtttgataaattttttatttacatatattttttcGTTAGGTTACTTGTGGATGGATAGCtagtttataataaaaaatacatcTCTTCACTGGTCACCCGTTCCCCTTCTTCTATCGATCACCTACCAGTCAACGCCGCCCAAACACGGGAAAGTGCCGCGCACGCGACAGTGTGAGACAAACTATTCGATTTGTCGACAAAAAAAGTAGTATCATACCAAACTCTCCGGTTCCACCTTCTTCCATCGATCACCCACCCGTCTCCGCCGCCCAAACACCGGAAATTGAAAGAGAAGTCGCGCACGCGACAGGTGAGACTAACTATTCGATTCCTTCGTTTCGTCGACTCGTGATCCAGACCAATCACACCACACTCTTCCCATTCACCACCCTACGTCCGATTATCGGGCACCGCCACCGCCCCCGCCGACTTTTTCGCCTGAAATTGAAGGTTAAAGCGGCTGGTTCTTCGCATGAACAGAGTACAAAATTAATTTGCTTtttattcagattcttgattttTTTCCCCCTTTGATCTGTTGTACCTCGATTTCATCCTAGGACGTCCATAAATCATTTTTGAACTGTTACCTGCCTACCGACGATGATGAAGGTGATGGTAATTAAAAAATGCTGGTTTTCAAGTACTTGTTTTTTAGAGCAGCGAGAAGTTAAAATTCCTGAAATGAAGGACAACGAAGTAATGATCAAGGTGTGCGCTGTTGGGGTCAATTGGGGTGATATAACAGATGTGGTTGATGGTCACTGCCCAGGCCTGGAATGCTCTGGAATAATTGAAGCAGTTGGAAGAAATGTCAATTGTTGGAAAGTTGGAGAAAGGGTAATGCCACAGAATGATcataaattatgtttttatttgcAACGCATGACATAAATTTGTGAATTTCAGGTTTGTGCCATTCTCGTGGGAGGAGGGTATGCTGAAAAAGTGGCAGTGCCGGCAAACTTTCTTCTTCCAGTACCTGGTGATATTGATTTAGCTGATGCTGCGGGCTTACTTTATGCATCATGCAGTATATGGTCCGCTTTATTTGAAATATGTGATCTCAACACACTTAAAGATAAAAAGATATTGGTGAGAACCAAGACTGAAAGTCGCCCATGCacaatcttattttaaaaaagtgAAAAATTGGTATTGAATccatatttttgttttgaacttGTTTATACCTAAATTTCAAAGCATGATAGCTAACCTTAGACTTGTCAAAACGGGTTAGGTCCTCCCCGCTAGCGCATCCCAACATGTCTAACTAACcttatgtttatatttttttagttttttgtcATTGAGGTATTATGCTTTGTAAAAGCCATAAGCACTAGTTGTTTCACAATTTGTATTTTAGAGTTTTTCTTCGATATATTCTCATCTTTGTATCAAAGCCATTAACAAATTTAGATTTGTGTAATGCTTAGATCCGTGAAGGCACTAGCAGGATTGGCGCATTGGCGATACAATATGCAAAATACATGGGCTTAACAGTTATTGCCTCAACAGGTGACATTGTTTACTCCATTATAGTCTTAAGCCTATGCTCGTTTTCGTGACAATTTATGATGTCTTTTAGTTGTCTAGATTGTCACATATGCTCATTCTTGTTGATGGTTTTTGAAGGAAGTGGCGACATGTTTTCAATGTGTCGTGATTATGGTGCTGACATTTGTTTAGATCACACATCGAAGGACTTTGTACAAGAGGTTTTCTTGAGAACTGGATATTCAGGTAACTTTGCACCTATCTTTTCATTGAAAGATTTGATGGTtgacatgattttttttattttttattttattatttctctCCCCTAGCATAATTTGTTAGGCACCATGATATGGTAGGCTGTAGCTGCTGCTTTAATTGTTTAAACAAGTCATTAGATCCCATGAAAATGTGAGAAGCAAAACTAGTATCCTAGTATAATTTAAACTCAAATAACATATTCTAAATCAAATAAATGGCTAGACTAAATCTGAAAAATATGTATACTTGTACTATTTTAAACTAATAGAGGTCTATTTCTGCATGAATTTTTGGAACATGACAAACTGATCCCGTTTAGCAGAATAAAGACTTGAtcgttgttattgttgtttttgttttagaaTGGGTGATTTCTCTTTATCCCCTTATTCATAAGAGATTCATAACTTAATTAAGTGAGATTCAAATGTTTTTAAGTAACCA
Proteins encoded:
- the LOC140881228 gene encoding uncharacterized protein isoform X1, with protein sequence MMKVMVIKKCWFSSTCFLEQREVKIPEMKDNEVMIKVCAVGVNWGDITDVVDGHCPGLECSGIIEAVGRNVNCWKVGERVCAILVGGGYAEKVAVPANFLLPVPGDIDLADAAGLLYASCSIWSALFEICDLNTLKDKKILIREGTSRIGALAIQYAKYMGLTVIASTGSGDMFSMCRDYGADICLDHTSKDFVQEVFLRTGYSGVDFILDFGASDLQRNICCLCKKGKVVIVDLHGMERSRIDIAMLQRMHAEIKVFDLRSRDLDYKAYVIAKVRAHLWPAILKKEVIPAVWGRFAVIDAQKALDLLKEDDSIGKIILCMNFEKTSGHLKMEKTSGHFKIN
- the LOC140881228 gene encoding uncharacterized protein isoform X2 codes for the protein MMKVMVIKKCWFSSTCFLEQREVKIPEMKDNEVMIKVCAVGVNWGDITDVVDGHCPGLECSGIIEAVGRNVNCWKVGERVCAILVGGGYAEKVAVPANFLLPVPGDIDLADAAGLLYASCSIWSALFEICDLNTLKDKKILIREGTSRIGALAIQYAKYMGLTVIASTGSGDMFSMCRDYGADICLDHTSKDFVQEVFLRTGYSGVDFILDFGASDLQRNICCLCKKGKVVIVDLHGMERSRIDIAMLQRMHAEIKVWGRFAVIDAQKALDLLKEDDSIGKIILCMNFEKTSGHLKMEKTSGHFKIN
- the LOC140881228 gene encoding uncharacterized protein isoform X3, with the translated sequence MMKVMVIKKCWFSSTCFLEQREVKIPEMKDNEVMIKVCAVGVNWGDITDVVDGHCPGLECSGIIEAVGRNVNCWKVGERVCAILVGGGYAEKVAVPANFLLPVPGDIDLADAAGLLYASCSIWSALFEICDLNTLKDKKILIREGTSRIGALAIQYAKYMGLTVIASTGSGDMFSMCRDYGADICLDHTSKDFVQEVFLRTGYSGVDFILDFGASDLQRNICCLCKKGKVVIVDLHGMERSRIDIAMLQRMHAEIKVIDAQKALDLLKEDDSIGKIILCMNFEKTSGHLKMEKTSGHFKIN